Genomic window (Propionibacteriaceae bacterium ZF39):
CGCTCGTTCGTGCGCTCACCGGCACCGATCCCGACCGTTGGGCCGAGGAACACAATCGCGGCCTGACCATCGACCTCGGCTTCGCCCACACGCGGTTGGCGTCGGGGGAGACCGTGGCGTTCGTCGATGTCCCCGGACACCAGCGCTTCATTGCCAACATGCTGGCGGGGATCGGCCCGGCTCCGGCCGTGCTGTTCGTGGTCGCGGCCGATGAGGGCTGGCGTGCCCAGTCGACGGAACATCTGGCGGCGATCGACGCGCTCGGCCTGCGGCACGGTCTGCTCGTCGTCACGCGCAGCGACCTCGCCGACCCCTCGGCTGCCATCGCTCAGGCGCACGAACAGCTGCAGGGCACGTCCCTGGAGGGCATCCGGGCCGTCGCGGTCTCGGCCGTCACCGGGCAGGGGATCGAGGAACTGCGGGCCGCGCTCGACGACCTCTGCGCCGCGCTGCCGGCCCCCGATCTCACGGGCCGGGCCCGGCTGTGGGTGGACCGGGCGTTCTCGATGAAGGGTGCCGGCACCGTCGTGACCGGCACCCTCGAGGCGGGGACCCTGCGGATGGGCGACAGGGTGACGGTGCAGGGGCGCGACGTCGGCGTACGCCGGCTGCAGTCCCTGGGACACGACGTCTCCGAGGCGCAGGCGGTGGCCCGGGTCGCGATCAACCTCCGCGGTCTGCCGGCCGACAGTGTGGGCCGGGGCGATGTCGTGCTCACCGGTGCCTGGCACCGGACGACCGTCGTCGACGCGCGGGTGCCGGACGATGTCGACCTGCCCGATCGGCTCATGGTGCATGTGGGGACGGCGGCGCAGGAGGCGAGGGTACGCCCGCTTGGCGCCGGGTCGATTCGCCTCAGCTGGACTGATCCGCTGCCGCTGCAGGTCGGCGACCGGCTCGTGCTCCGCGACCCGGGGCGCCAGCATGTGCTGGCCGGGGCAGTCGTGCTCGATGTCGATCCACCCGAACTGAATCGCCGCGGGGCGGCCCGGGCGCGGGCGGAATGGCTGGCCGACGCGCCGGAGCAGTTCGATGTGGCCCGGGAGGTCGCGCGGCGCGGCGTCGTGGACCTGGCGACCCTCCGAAGCCTCGGGGCACCTGAGGTGCCGGCCGCCGAGTGGGTGCTTCCGGAGCGGAAGCAATTGCATACAGCCCAGTCGCCTACGGCCCCGACTCCACCCCGCGCGATCCGACAGCTCGGTGAGTGGCTCATCGCCGAACCCCTCTGGGCGTCCTGGGTCGCGCAGCTCACCACGATCGTGACCGATCACGCCCAGCGCCACCCGCTGCAGGCCCGCATGCCCCAACAAGCTGCTGCCGCGCGCGTCGGGCTTCCGGAGGTGACGCTGCTCGTCCCACTCGCCCGGGCCGCCGGCCTGACCCTCGCAGACGGCCATGTCGCCCCGCCGGGCTCGGTCGCTGACCTGGGCGCGGCCGAATCGGGCCTGCAAAGCCTCGAGGCGCAGCTCGCCGCGCGCCCGTTCCGCGCGCCCGAACGCGATGAGCTCCACGCGCTCGCGCTGGGCGTACCCGAAATCGCAGCAGCCGTTCGTCTCGGGCGCCTGCTCGATCTCGGCGACCAGATCGTGCTCGCCCCCAGAGCCCCGGCACTGGCGATGCGCGAGCTGAGCAAGCTCAGCCAGCCGTTCACGACCAGTCAGGCGCGGCAGGCGCTGGACACGACCCGCCGCGTGGTCATCCCGCTGCTCGAACATCTCGACCGCAAGGGGTGGACCCGGCGTCTCGACGGCACGCTGCGTGAGGTGGCGCGCGGCCGCGGGTGATGTGGGTCACCCGCCCGAGCACCCCGGTGACGTGGGCCACTGTCCATGGATAACCAAACGTTAAGAAACTCTGGCTAACGTTGCCATCAGCTGCGAGCAACAGCTCGCCGAAGATGCAAGGAGTACCCATGAGCGCATGGCAGTTCACCGGCACCAACGAGCCCCTCGTCAAGGCTGACCCCGAAATCCCGCGACCGCAGGCGGGCGAGGTCGTGGTCGATGTCAAGGCCGCCGGCCTGTGTCACACCGACTGCGGCGTGATGGTCGATGAGGGCTGGCTGCCCCTGCTGGCGAAGACCCCGATCACCATGGGTCATGAGGTCGCGGGCGTGATCTCCGAACTCGGCGAGGGCGTCACCGGCTGGTCGGTCGGCGACCGCGTGGGCCTGTGCCCGACGACGGCTGTCGGTGCTCCCGGTTTCGGGTTCGACGGCGGTTTCGGCGACAAGGTGGTGCTGGGCGCCGAGGCGCTCGTGGCGATCCCCGACAACGTCACCATGGCCGAGGGTGCGGCCGGCACGGATGCGGGCATGACGTCGCATTCTGCTGTCGTCACGGCCGGCCAGGTCAAGGCCGGCGACAAGGTCGGCATCATCGGTGTCGGCGGCCTGGGCATGATCGGCCTCAAGGTCGCCGTGCTGGCCGGAGCCGAGGTCTATGTGGCCGAACTGAACGAAGACGTCTGGCCCACGGCCAAGGAATTCGGTGCGACCGCATGCGCGAAGTCGATCAGCGAGTTCAAGGAGATCGGCCTCGACACGATCGTCGACTTCGCCGGGTTCAACACGACCAACGAGGCGATCACGACCGTACGCCGGTTCGGGCGCGTCGTGCAGGTCGGCATGGGCAACCTGCAGGCCGACATCTCCGTGCGCGACCTCATCACCAATGCCGTGACCCTGGTCGGCTCCAACGGCGGCACGCCGGACGACGTGAAGGGCGTCTATGACTTCATCGCGAGCGGCCAGCTGAAGCCCGTCATCAAGGAGATCACCTTCGACGAGATCCCCCAGGGGCTCGAGGACCTGCACGACGGCAAGGTCGTCGGTCGACTGGTCGCCGTTCGCGACTGACCGCCGCCGATTGTCGGGCATGAGCACACTGCTCGGACCACTAGAGTGCTGCCCATGTGTGCTCATGTCCTGACAGCGGTCGCCTGGCCGTACGCCAACGGTCCCCGTCATATCGGTCACGTCTCCGGGTTCGGGGTGCCGTCCGATGTGTTCGCGCGGTTCCAGCGAATGTCGGGCAACGATGTTCTGATGGTCTCGGGCACCGATGAGCACGGCACCCCGATCCAGGTGCAGGCCGAGCAGGAGGGCCTGACCGCCCGCGCGCTCGCCGACAAATACAACCGCGTGATCGTCGAGGACCTGCAGGGTCTCGGGCTCTCATATGACCTGTTCACCCGGACGACGACGCAGAACCACTACAAGGTCACCCAGGACATGTTCCGGGCGCTCTTCGACAACGGGTACGCCATCGCCAGGCCCACCAAGGGTGCCATCAGTCCGTCGACCGGGCGTACGCTGCCGGACCGCTATATCGAGGGCACGTGCCCGCTCTGCGGGTATGACGGTGCCCGCGGTGACCAGTGCGACAACTGCGGCAATCAGCTCGACCCGATCGATCTCAAGAACCCGCGCTCGCGGATCAACGGCGAGACCCCGGAGTTCATCGAGACCGACCACTTCTTCCTCGACCTGCCCGCGCTGTCGGATGCGCTGGGCTCCTGGCTGTCGAAGCGCACCGACTGGCGGCCGAACGTTCTCAAGTTTTCCCAGAACCTGATCGAGGACCTGCGTCCGCGGGCGATCACGCGTGACCTCGACTGGGGCGTACCCATCCCGCTCGACGGCTGGCGCGACCAGCCCATGAAGCGGCTCTATGTCTGGTTCGACGCCGTCATCGGCTATCTGTCGGCGTCGGTCGAATGGGCCCGGCGTACCGGTGACCCGGAAGCCTGGCGCCAGTGGTGGACCGATCCGGAGGCCCAGGGCTACTACTTCATGGGCAAGGACAACATCGTCTTCCACTCGGTCATCTGGCCGTCGATGCTGCTCGGCGCCAACGGCGAGGGCTCGCGCGGGGGAGAACCCCGCTTCGGGCAGAACCTCAACCTCCCGACCGAGGTCGTGTCGTCGGAATACCTGACCATGTCGGGCTCCAAGTTCTCCACCTCGCGCGGCACGGTCATCTATGTGACCGACTTCCTCAAGGAGTTCGGCCCCGATGCGCTGCGCTATTTCATCGCCGTGGCCGGCCCGGAGAACAACGACACCGACTTCACCTGGGACGAGTTCGTCCGCCGCACCAACACCGAGCTCGCCAACGAGTGGGGCAACCTCGTCAACCGGTCCATCTCGATGGCCCACAAGAACAACGGCGCGATCCCGGCACAGGGTGAGCTGCAGGCGGTCGATATCGAGCTGCTCGAGACCGCGAAGGGCGGCTTCGACACCGTCGGTGGGTTCCTGGCCCGGAACAAGTTCAAGAACGCGATCTCGGAGGCCATGCGCGTGGCGTCGGCGGCCAACCGCTATCTGTCGGAGACCGAGCCCTGGAAGCTCAAGGAGGACACGGCTCGCCGCGACACCGTGCTGCGCACGGCGCTCCAGGTCGTGTCCGATGTGAACACGATGATGACGCCGTTCCTGCCGCACGCCTCGCAGAAGGTGTTCGAGGCACTCGGCGGCGAGGGCGTCTGGGCCGCCCAGCCCGAGATCCGCGAGGTGTCCGAGGAGGGCAACGCGGACTATCCGGTGATCATGGGGGAGTACGCCGACCAGCAGGCCGTCTGGCAATCGCGTCCGATCGGGACGGATACGCCGCTGGCGAAGCCCACCCCGCTCTTCGGCAAGCTCGACGAGAAGCTCGGTGAGACCGGCCCGGAGTGGGCGCCTATCCAGTGAGGCCGGGTAAACGCGTCCACTGAACGACGTTCGGGTGGGGGGTCAACCCCCATCAGCGGACGGTTTTACTCGCTTCAGAGCCCCAGGGCCGCCTGCATCTCTTCCCGTAGGCGCGTCATCATCCCCTGCGCCTCGGCCCGCGAGCCGGCCAGGTCGCGCTGAGTGACCTCGGGGGAGACGCGGGCCTCGAGGTAGCACTTGAG
Coding sequences:
- the selB gene encoding selenocysteine-specific translation elongation factor; its protein translation is MRVVATAGHVDHGKSTLVRALTGTDPDRWAEEHNRGLTIDLGFAHTRLASGETVAFVDVPGHQRFIANMLAGIGPAPAVLFVVAADEGWRAQSTEHLAAIDALGLRHGLLVVTRSDLADPSAAIAQAHEQLQGTSLEGIRAVAVSAVTGQGIEELRAALDDLCAALPAPDLTGRARLWVDRAFSMKGAGTVVTGTLEAGTLRMGDRVTVQGRDVGVRRLQSLGHDVSEAQAVARVAINLRGLPADSVGRGDVVLTGAWHRTTVVDARVPDDVDLPDRLMVHVGTAAQEARVRPLGAGSIRLSWTDPLPLQVGDRLVLRDPGRQHVLAGAVVLDVDPPELNRRGAARARAEWLADAPEQFDVAREVARRGVVDLATLRSLGAPEVPAAEWVLPERKQLHTAQSPTAPTPPRAIRQLGEWLIAEPLWASWVAQLTTIVTDHAQRHPLQARMPQQAAAARVGLPEVTLLVPLARAAGLTLADGHVAPPGSVADLGAAESGLQSLEAQLAARPFRAPERDELHALALGVPEIAAAVRLGRLLDLGDQIVLAPRAPALAMRELSKLSQPFTTSQARQALDTTRRVVIPLLEHLDRKGWTRRLDGTLREVARGRG
- a CDS encoding zinc-binding dehydrogenase, yielding MSAWQFTGTNEPLVKADPEIPRPQAGEVVVDVKAAGLCHTDCGVMVDEGWLPLLAKTPITMGHEVAGVISELGEGVTGWSVGDRVGLCPTTAVGAPGFGFDGGFGDKVVLGAEALVAIPDNVTMAEGAAGTDAGMTSHSAVVTAGQVKAGDKVGIIGVGGLGMIGLKVAVLAGAEVYVAELNEDVWPTAKEFGATACAKSISEFKEIGLDTIVDFAGFNTTNEAITTVRRFGRVVQVGMGNLQADISVRDLITNAVTLVGSNGGTPDDVKGVYDFIASGQLKPVIKEITFDEIPQGLEDLHDGKVVGRLVAVRD
- the metG gene encoding methionine--tRNA ligase, which translates into the protein MCAHVLTAVAWPYANGPRHIGHVSGFGVPSDVFARFQRMSGNDVLMVSGTDEHGTPIQVQAEQEGLTARALADKYNRVIVEDLQGLGLSYDLFTRTTTQNHYKVTQDMFRALFDNGYAIARPTKGAISPSTGRTLPDRYIEGTCPLCGYDGARGDQCDNCGNQLDPIDLKNPRSRINGETPEFIETDHFFLDLPALSDALGSWLSKRTDWRPNVLKFSQNLIEDLRPRAITRDLDWGVPIPLDGWRDQPMKRLYVWFDAVIGYLSASVEWARRTGDPEAWRQWWTDPEAQGYYFMGKDNIVFHSVIWPSMLLGANGEGSRGGEPRFGQNLNLPTEVVSSEYLTMSGSKFSTSRGTVIYVTDFLKEFGPDALRYFIAVAGPENNDTDFTWDEFVRRTNTELANEWGNLVNRSISMAHKNNGAIPAQGELQAVDIELLETAKGGFDTVGGFLARNKFKNAISEAMRVASAANRYLSETEPWKLKEDTARRDTVLRTALQVVSDVNTMMTPFLPHASQKVFEALGGEGVWAAQPEIREVSEEGNADYPVIMGEYADQQAVWQSRPIGTDTPLAKPTPLFGKLDEKLGETGPEWAPIQ